A region of the Oceanihabitans sp. IOP_32 genome:
CATTCCATTGCTATTTTAACTAGCCAGCGTGCCGATATTCAAGATCCAGAGGTTAAAAAATTAGCCAATGATATTATTGAAGCCCAACGTAAAGAAATTGAGGAAATGAAAGTTATGATTAAACGATTAGAAAACGAAAAATAGATTGATTTGGGCGCTCGAGCGGGCTTTTCGTTGCAATCTTTTTTGTCCCGAAAAAGTACAAAAAAGGATTTCCACTGCAATCCCTAGCGCAAATGCAGTACGGAACCAAACCTAATAGGTTTTAAAAACCTGTTAGCTTTACAAAAAACAGAAGGAATTATGAAAAAATACATCATTTACATCGCAATATTGGTAGTTGGTTTACTTTTAGGTTGGATGATTTTTGGCGGAACATCTAACAACAAAACAGCGCACAATCACGATACCGTAGCAGAAACCAACCAAATGTGGACCTGCTCTATGCATCCTCAAATTATGCAGCCAGAACCAGGTGATTGCCCCATTTGTGGCATGGATTTAATTCCTGCCGAAGCTGGTGCCGATGGTTTGCAAGCAGATCAATTTAGACTTACTGAAAATGCTATGGCGTTGGCAAACATCCAAACCTCTATGGTTGGTTCTAAAAACACAGAAGAACATACCATCAAATTATCTGGGAAAATTGTTGCCAATGAAGAAGCAAATGCTGTACAGATCAGTTATTTTTCAGGACGAATTGAACGACTTGAGGTAAATTTCACAGGTGAAGAAGTGCAGAAAGGACAGCTACTAGCAAGCATTTACTCACCAGAATTGTACGCCGCTCAGCAAGAACTCATTACAGCCTCAGCGCTAAAGGAAACGCAACCCGCATTGTACAAAGCGGTTCGCAATAAACTAAAATTATGGAAATTATCTGAAAATCAAATCAACCAAATAGAAATATCGGGAAAAATAAAAGAAAATTTCCCAGTTTATGCCACGGTTTCTGGTACGGTTTCAGAAAAATTAGTAGAACAAGGCGATTTTGTAAAACAAGGACAACCCTTACTTAAAATTGCCAATTTAAATTCCGTTTGGGCGCTTTTTGATGTGTATGAAAATCAAATCGATTTATTTAAAAAAGGTCAGGACATGACTATAACTACTCGTGCCAATATTAACAAAGAATTTGAGGCAAAAGTGGACTTTATAAATCCCATTTTAGATGCCCAAACACGAACTGTAAAATTAAGAGCAGTGCTTAGCAATGCCAATCAGGTGTTTAAACCAGGCATGTTTGTCGAAGGACAAATAAAACGGAGTGCTTCAACTAAAGATGCGGTGCTAACCATTCCGTCAACAGCGGTTTTATGGACCGGAGAGCGCTCTTTAGTCTATCTTAAAAGCGACCCTAACCAGCCTGTTTTCGAAATGCGTAAAATTACTTTGGGTCAACAGATTGGAGATCACTATCAAGTTTTAGCAGGTTTAAATGATGGTGATGAAATTGTAACAAACGGCACCTTTACTGTAGATGCCGCTGCCCAATTACAGGGTAAAAATTCGATGATGAATAAAGATGACAAAAATGAAGAGCTAAAAGTGAAAAATGAAAACGGGGAAGATAAAAATAAACGGGTAAGCGTTTCAGAAGCATTTCAAAATCAATTGAAAACGGTTTTTAATGATTATATCCATGTAAAAGATGCTTTAGTTGAGGATGATTCAAAAACCGTGCAAAGCAAATCAAAAGAACTAATAGAAAAGATATCTAAAGTGGATATGAAACTTCTAAAAGATAATGATGTGCATAAACATTGGATGGCTTTAGAAACCGAAATAAAAGCGGCGGCAATAGCTATCTCAAAAACAACTGAGATTAAGGAACAACGATTGCATTTTGAAAACTTGTCTATACCATTAACCAATGCTATTAAAGTCTTCGGTATTAATGAAATCGTGTACCAACAATACTGTCCAATGGTAGATAACAATAAAGGCGCGTATTGGTTAAGTAAGGAAGAAAAAGTTTTTAATCCCTATTTTGGGGACGCCATGCTAACTTGCGGAGAAGTAACACAGGTAATAGAATAAGTAAAATTAGTAATTAATATTTAAATTTTAAACTATGAATTTTTCAAACAAAAAAGTAATTTTAAGTGTAGCCCTAATTGCGGCTATAGGTTTCACAAGTTGTAAAAATGAAGCCAAGCAAGAAGATGAATCAACAAACACAGAGGTAACTCAAGAAATAGCCATGGCCGAGTTGTCTTTTGGTGTAAAAGGTAATTGTGGGATGTGCAAAACAACTATCGAAAAAGCTGCTAATAGTGTTGAAGGTGTTGTAAATTCAAATTGGGATATCGTCAAAAAGAAAATCGATGTCACTTTTGATGACGCAAAAACAGATGAAATGGCCATACATAATGCCATTGCCGCTTCAGGTTACGATACTGAAAAAGCAACGGGTAATTTAGAGGCTTATAACAATTTGCCTGAATGTTGTAAATACGATCATGACATGATGATGAACCAAACAGGCCAGCAACAAGAAGGTGATCATTCCAATCATAAGCATTAGTCCAATAAAAAAGAACCTATTACAAAAAGGAAGTAATAGGTTCTTTTTTTACTTTTATTCAGGCTGACAAGCAGGATGTTTTATAAATAAAGTAGGAGTATTAACTTACCCACTTCATCATCAAGGCACAAGCAAAAGCGGCATAAGTCCCTAGAGCATACCCTAAAGTAGCTAATAAAACACCTACAGGTGCTAACGAGGGGTGAAAAGCACCAGCAACAACAGGAGCAGATGCAGCACCGCCAATATTAGCTTTAGAGCCTACTGCTAAAAAGAAATAAGGCGCTTTTATAATTTTTGCAACGATAAATAATAGTCCCACATGAATAATCATCCACACAAAACCAATAGCAAATAAGCTTAAATTATCGATAATAGCATTTAAATTCATTTTCATACCAATAGAAGCTACCAGAATATAAATAAAAACTGTTCCTATTTTACTGGCTCCAGCCCCTTCATAACTTTTTATTTTTGTAAAAGATAAAATAACACCCACGGTTGTGGCCATAATAATTAACCAGAAAAACGAACTTCCTAATCCGAAATCAACTAAATACGGCGCATTTTCAGGTATCCAATCTTTAAAGAAATCACCGACAATATGCCCTATAGATGTCACACCAAAACCAATTCCTAAAAGAATCATCAAGTCGGTAAAAGACGGCACTCTGGCGGTTTCTAAACTAAATTTTTCCATTTTATTTTTAAGTGTGGTAATAGATGTGTTATCGGCTTTAAAATACTTATCTATT
Encoded here:
- a CDS encoding heavy-metal-associated domain-containing protein, producing the protein MNFSNKKVILSVALIAAIGFTSCKNEAKQEDESTNTEVTQEIAMAELSFGVKGNCGMCKTTIEKAANSVEGVVNSNWDIVKKKIDVTFDDAKTDEMAIHNAIAASGYDTEKATGNLEAYNNLPECCKYDHDMMMNQTGQQQEGDHSNHKH
- a CDS encoding efflux RND transporter periplasmic adaptor subunit translates to MKKYIIYIAILVVGLLLGWMIFGGTSNNKTAHNHDTVAETNQMWTCSMHPQIMQPEPGDCPICGMDLIPAEAGADGLQADQFRLTENAMALANIQTSMVGSKNTEEHTIKLSGKIVANEEANAVQISYFSGRIERLEVNFTGEEVQKGQLLASIYSPELYAAQQELITASALKETQPALYKAVRNKLKLWKLSENQINQIEISGKIKENFPVYATVSGTVSEKLVEQGDFVKQGQPLLKIANLNSVWALFDVYENQIDLFKKGQDMTITTRANINKEFEAKVDFINPILDAQTRTVKLRAVLSNANQVFKPGMFVEGQIKRSASTKDAVLTIPSTAVLWTGERSLVYLKSDPNQPVFEMRKITLGQQIGDHYQVLAGLNDGDEIVTNGTFTVDAAAQLQGKNSMMNKDDKNEELKVKNENGEDKNKRVSVSEAFQNQLKTVFNDYIHVKDALVEDDSKTVQSKSKELIEKISKVDMKLLKDNDVHKHWMALETEIKAAAIAISKTTEIKEQRLHFENLSIPLTNAIKVFGINEIVYQQYCPMVDNNKGAYWLSKEEKVFNPYFGDAMLTCGEVTQVIE